From the Psychrobacillus sp. FSL K6-4046 genome, one window contains:
- a CDS encoding ROK family protein — translation MNANQTWNHHVVKKGNKSLVLDKIKYNSPISRATVASQIGLNKGTVSSLVNDLLEEHLIYESGPGESSGGRRPVMLLFNEKAGYSIGIDIGVNYLLGVLTDLNGNIHTEKRIAFKNLSYEEIELRLFETIDFLLISTPDCPHGVVGIGVGVPGIVEKDGNILLAPNLNWRNINLKEVLEEKYNLPIIIENEANAGAYGEKHFGAGKDFENVIYVSAGIGIGVGLILNGSLYKGSNGFSGELGHMTIQAGDLLCRCGNEGCWELYASEQALMRHAEKLDIPFDSQDLEGLVSLAQSGNEEVIQLFHQTGDYLGIGINNIINIFNPQQVIIGNRLAYSKKWLKDSLNKRITNQALWFQQNDLQIDFSELSTRSTALGVAAFSIENFLSVSIQQDVLLE, via the coding sequence AAATCGGATTAAACAAAGGAACTGTTTCCTCTTTAGTTAATGACTTGCTGGAAGAACACCTTATCTATGAATCTGGACCAGGGGAATCTAGTGGTGGTAGAAGACCAGTTATGCTGCTCTTCAATGAAAAAGCTGGCTACTCCATCGGTATAGACATTGGAGTTAACTATCTTCTCGGCGTGCTAACCGATCTTAACGGAAATATTCACACCGAGAAGCGTATAGCTTTTAAGAATCTCTCTTATGAAGAAATAGAGTTGAGATTATTTGAAACGATAGACTTCCTTCTTATCTCTACTCCCGATTGTCCGCATGGAGTAGTAGGAATTGGGGTAGGTGTACCAGGGATTGTAGAGAAGGATGGAAATATTCTATTAGCACCAAATTTAAATTGGAGAAATATTAACTTAAAGGAGGTTTTAGAAGAAAAATATAATCTACCCATCATAATAGAAAACGAAGCAAACGCAGGTGCTTATGGCGAAAAGCATTTTGGAGCTGGCAAGGACTTTGAGAATGTCATCTACGTAAGTGCAGGAATAGGTATCGGCGTCGGATTAATATTGAATGGTTCTCTTTACAAAGGCTCTAATGGATTCTCTGGTGAACTTGGTCATATGACTATTCAAGCAGGAGATCTGTTATGTCGTTGTGGAAACGAAGGCTGTTGGGAGCTTTATGCATCTGAACAAGCGCTAATGAGACATGCAGAGAAATTAGATATACCCTTTGATTCACAGGATTTAGAAGGCTTAGTCTCACTTGCGCAAAGTGGAAATGAGGAAGTCATTCAATTATTTCATCAGACGGGAGACTATTTAGGCATCGGCATCAATAACATTATCAATATCTTTAACCCGCAACAAGTTATCATTGGGAACCGTTTAGCTTACTCCAAAAAATGGTTAAAGGACTCTTTAAATAAAAGAATTACAAATCAGGCTCTATGGTTTCAACAAAACGATTTGCAAATTGATTTTTCAGAGCTATCCACGAGGTCTACAGCATTAGGGGTTGCTGCTTTTTCCATTGAAAATTTTTTAAGTGTCAGTATCCAACAGGATGTTTTGCTAGAATAA